A single region of the Anaerostipes rhamnosivorans genome encodes:
- a CDS encoding TetR/AcrR family transcriptional regulator, with protein sequence MPRFSDTERERIKQKLMQEGEHLFTSFGIKKVSIDEIVRAAGIAKGSFYSFYPSKEHLYMEIAGNLQMKMWREMDDFLKENRSLEPRELCKQCFILMFNGIQRYPMLKQADSETAEYLYRKLPNEVIEAHTKDDSHELIRLQEFGIHFNCGIEIATKTLQTLAISFLNLQQDSPADQQTIMGIMLDGVLKEIISEKCD encoded by the coding sequence ATGCCAAGGTTCAGCGACACAGAAAGAGAACGAATAAAGCAAAAATTAATGCAGGAAGGAGAACATCTATTTACTTCTTTTGGGATTAAAAAAGTATCCATTGACGAAATCGTACGGGCTGCCGGGATCGCCAAAGGTTCATTTTATTCTTTTTACCCGAGTAAAGAACATCTCTATATGGAGATTGCCGGAAATCTACAGATGAAGATGTGGCGTGAGATGGATGATTTTTTAAAGGAAAACCGTTCTCTGGAGCCAAGAGAACTCTGTAAGCAATGTTTTATTCTAATGTTTAACGGAATACAGCGTTATCCTATGCTGAAACAAGCTGACAGTGAAACTGCTGAATATCTATACCGCAAGCTGCCCAATGAAGTGATTGAGGCACATACAAAAGATGACAGTCATGAACTTATCAGACTACAGGAATTCGGCATTCATTTTAACTGTGGAATCGAAATTGCCACAAAAACATTACAGACGCTTGCCATCAGTTTCCTCAATTTACAGCAAGATTCCCCTGCCGATCAACAGACGATAATGGGGATCATGCTGGATGGTGTATTAAAGGAGATCATCAGTGAAAAATGTGATTGA
- a CDS encoding ABC transporter ATP-binding protein, with amino-acid sequence MIEVQNVYLKYPSSKNDTIHGISFDVKEGEIFGFLGPSGAGKSTMQKILTGTLRDYRGSVHIFDTEMRQRTHDYYEKIGVDFEFPNFYGKFTALENLKYFASLYSGRTTDPLKLLEKVGLLHDADKKVSSYSKGMKMRLGFVRSLLHDPQLLFLDEPTSGLDPANARVLKDMILEQKKMGKTIILTTHNMQDAEELCGRVAFMADGTIKAIGSPHALRKGGTNTQVEYTFLDNTREIRKVCTLSNLAHSQDFQTVLKKGLLTSIHSKEQTLEDVFIALTGRGLQ; translated from the coding sequence GTGATTGAGGTCCAGAATGTCTATCTTAAATATCCATCTTCAAAAAATGATACGATCCATGGGATCAGTTTTGACGTAAAGGAAGGTGAGATCTTCGGTTTTCTTGGGCCGTCCGGCGCAGGGAAAAGCACCATGCAGAAAATCTTGACAGGAACCCTCCGGGATTACCGGGGGAGTGTACATATTTTTGATACAGAGATGAGGCAGAGAACACATGATTATTATGAAAAAATAGGAGTGGATTTTGAATTTCCGAACTTTTACGGTAAATTCACTGCCCTTGAAAACCTAAAGTATTTTGCTTCTCTATATTCAGGCAGAACAACTGATCCCTTGAAGCTTTTAGAGAAGGTCGGCCTTTTGCATGATGCTGATAAGAAGGTTTCTAGTTATTCAAAGGGGATGAAAATGAGGCTTGGTTTTGTACGTTCTCTGCTTCATGACCCGCAGCTTCTTTTTCTGGATGAGCCGACCAGCGGTCTTGATCCTGCAAATGCAAGAGTCTTAAAGGATATGATCCTGGAGCAAAAGAAGATGGGAAAAACGATCATTTTAACAACCCATAATATGCAGGATGCAGAGGAACTCTGCGGACGTGTTGCCTTTATGGCGGACGGAACGATCAAGGCCATCGGTTCTCCGCACGCCCTGCGCAAAGGCGGGACCAATACACAAGTAGAATATACCTTTTTAGACAATACAAGAGAGATAAGAAAGGTCTGCACTCTTTCCAATCTGGCACATTCACAGGACTTTCAAACCGTACTGAAAAAGGGGTTACTGACAAGCATTCATTCAAAGGAGCAAACCCTTGAGGATGTATTTATTGCGCTGACAGGAAGGGGCCTGCAATGA
- a CDS encoding fluoroquinolone export ABC transporter permease subunit — protein sequence MRFLSALKNDIHFQIKYGFYLLYAFFSVVYIAVLMIIPQEYKKMTASLIILTDPAMLGIFFMGGIWLLEKGEGLHRFWSISPLCPMEYTLSKAISLAILSTVSADLIVLAAMRSTIHFVFLSFSVFTGAVVFNVIGLILASYARSVNHYMIIVIFPAVFLSVPPVLTAFGITHPLLEMFPGTALWYLIADSIHMAENINGFMWVNLIFWFGMMLYFANKRIGAALQSEGGGNL from the coding sequence ATGAGATTTTTATCTGCCTTAAAAAACGACATCCATTTTCAAATAAAATATGGATTCTATCTTTTGTACGCTTTTTTCAGTGTGGTTTATATTGCTGTGCTGATGATCATACCCCAGGAATATAAAAAAATGACAGCGTCCCTTATTATTTTGACTGACCCCGCAATGCTAGGTATTTTCTTTATGGGCGGTATATGGCTGCTGGAAAAAGGGGAAGGGCTGCACCGTTTTTGGAGTATCTCACCGCTTTGTCCTATGGAATATACATTGTCAAAAGCCATATCCCTGGCAATCCTGTCAACGGTATCAGCGGATCTCATCGTGCTGGCTGCTATGAGGAGCACAATCCATTTCGTATTCTTGTCTTTTAGTGTATTTACTGGTGCGGTTGTTTTTAATGTCATTGGACTGATTCTGGCATCCTATGCCCGTTCAGTCAACCACTATATGATCATTGTCATATTTCCTGCGGTCTTTTTGTCCGTACCGCCTGTCCTGACAGCGTTTGGAATCACTCATCCGCTTTTGGAGATGTTCCCTGGTACAGCGTTATGGTATTTGATTGCAGATTCGATCCATATGGCAGAAAATATAAATGGCTTTATGTGGGTCAATCTGATCTTCTGGTTCGGGATGATGTTATACTTTGCCAATAAACGGATTGGAGCCGCGCTGCAGTCGGAAGGAGGCGGGAACTTATGA
- a CDS encoding AraC family transcriptional regulator, producing the protein MICREPGVLPESEYFFFAPSDTFTDYYYYIINCGHFYCRQGYRIQRQGNHSPLMLYVTDGTFYLEYEGSCYTAAKNDIILIDGENPHVYYSGDSCEFIYMHYCGSNAVSVTRHLISQNKGPLFNLDNHRQIYDLANSLVTKLRFEQEVTDAELSSVIYSCLCQIQSFRHSVPGTGMESSPAVSDAIRFIRDNPCKNLTLRDISGHVNLSPYYFSHLFKAETGYSPIEYAALCKINLAKTMLKTTSQTIESISEYLGYSSSASFINAFSRREGISPLKFRNGLQEL; encoded by the coding sequence ATGATATGCCGGGAACCAGGCGTACTTCCGGAATCGGAGTATTTTTTCTTTGCACCATCGGATACCTTCACGGACTATTACTACTATATTATCAACTGCGGACATTTTTACTGCCGCCAGGGATACCGCATACAGCGTCAGGGAAACCATTCCCCCCTGATGCTGTATGTGACGGATGGTACATTTTATCTTGAATATGAGGGAAGCTGCTATACCGCGGCAAAGAACGATATCATATTAATTGACGGGGAAAATCCCCATGTTTATTATTCCGGTGATTCCTGTGAATTTATCTATATGCACTATTGCGGGAGTAATGCGGTCTCTGTCACCAGACATTTGATCAGCCAAAACAAAGGACCTCTTTTTAATCTGGATAACCACAGGCAGATCTATGATTTGGCTAATTCACTGGTCACAAAACTCCGGTTTGAACAGGAGGTCACAGACGCAGAGCTGTCTTCTGTCATCTATAGCTGCCTCTGCCAGATCCAGTCCTTCCGGCATTCTGTACCCGGAACCGGTATGGAAAGCTCTCCCGCTGTCTCCGATGCCATTCGGTTTATCCGGGATAATCCCTGTAAGAACCTTACACTTAGGGATATTTCCGGACATGTCAATTTGAGCCCTTACTATTTTTCTCATCTGTTTAAGGCTGAGACAGGGTACTCTCCCATCGAATACGCAGCGCTCTGTAAGATTAATCTGGCCAAAACCATGTTAAAAACCACGTCACAGACCATTGAGAGCATTTCTGAATATCTGGGATACAGCTCCAGTGCCAGCTTTATCAACGCATTCTCACGGAGAGAGGGGATATCGCCTCTGAAGTTTAGAAACGGCCTTCAGGAATTGTAA
- a CDS encoding N-acetylmannosamine-6-phosphate 2-epimerase has translation MNTTDAGKKAMLDSMKGLIVSCQTQPDDPIYTEDMAVKMAEAAAWAGASGIRANTPEQIRAIKEAVNLPVIGLYKIWNEDMDVFITPTLEAAKQVWEAGAEIIALDCTDQLTDKGRPAWELMPEVKKEIPEAMIFADVSNYEEARRAVELGADIVAPTLYGYTEATKHIEEPDLREFARMCRDFGEDVYMMMEGHIYTPEDAMKCLYLGAHAVVVGSAITRPHLTAKRFVDLISGYQSNWRDAEKAKH, from the coding sequence ATGAACACAACAGACGCAGGGAAAAAAGCAATGTTAGATTCTATGAAAGGATTGATCGTATCTTGCCAGACACAGCCTGATGACCCAATCTATACGGAAGATATGGCAGTGAAGATGGCAGAAGCGGCGGCATGGGCAGGCGCTTCCGGGATCCGGGCAAATACTCCGGAACAGATCCGTGCTATCAAGGAGGCAGTGAATTTGCCGGTGATTGGTCTTTATAAGATCTGGAATGAAGACATGGACGTTTTTATCACACCTACCCTGGAAGCGGCAAAGCAGGTATGGGAAGCCGGGGCCGAGATCATTGCTCTGGACTGCACGGACCAGCTGACAGACAAGGGGCGTCCGGCCTGGGAACTGATGCCAGAGGTTAAAAAAGAGATACCGGAAGCTATGATTTTTGCTGACGTGTCCAACTATGAGGAGGCCAGACGGGCCGTGGAACTGGGAGCGGATATTGTGGCACCGACTCTTTATGGGTACACAGAGGCAACAAAACACATTGAAGAGCCGGATTTAAGGGAGTTTGCAAGGATGTGCCGTGACTTTGGAGAGGATGTCTATATGATGATGGAGGGACATATCTATACCCCGGAGGATGCTATGAAATGCTTGTATCTGGGAGCGCATGCGGTTGTGGTAGGAAGTGCCATCACAAGGCCCCATCTGACAGCAAAACGTTTTGTGGACCTGATCTCAGGCTATCAGAGTAATTGGAGAGATGCTGAAAAGGCAAAGCATTAG
- a CDS encoding pyruvate formate lyase family protein — protein sequence MVQFDVDGAQNVEVSLKIPCEKSLKEQLLIMEEYTKVHQTYADAPKEVREVECLKVLYPRMFRSIESEDLIAGRLDFLPIGFGCVTSLGGVGHYCVFHKLREFQSQLTTESEKKRTDILYDYWLEHDLKTVYCREVLTEDTIGRFIDCEYPLIATARLSGMMLDYPKLLQKGIGGLRKDIEEKSRQSPGNHFYEGALGTLDIFVQSAQYLCEMAEQQKKTCDEGRRKELETMCRSLKKIQSEKPETFHEALQLIWLYALLSGVINYGRLDDYLGPYLAADLKNNRITKEEAYRYVHSLWTMIENRRTTVNGRIIVGGRGRKHPQEADQFLHIAMKVAKNCRYVEPQFTLRLDQDTSDEIWNEAFDALEVGATYPTLYNDDVNIPAVAYGMRVDEKTAEQYVPFGCTEYVIQGQSTGTPNVCINLLKLLNIFMNEGVDPMDGKNKSGGFPLKKLEEYRTFESFYEGYQSFLDYYLDLSVEAQYHSYEVMNRQVSFLFTSILTDDCLERGKALLDGGVRYLGGTNETYGNINTSDSLWAVKHLVYDTKKYTLRELHEAVLHNFEGYEAVRKDCLACDKYGNDLDTADGMANDLYEFVAKGVRDRGIRKGMQYFLIVISNNQLNTEWGNRTAASPDGRLSGMYMNPANNPQGGADKSGPTAMLNSLSKFDARYHGGSVQNIKFSPSMFRENRQIIKQLMKTYFKKGGCHLMVTVVDKATLEDAVEHPEMYPDLIVRVSGFSAVFVNLTPNVQQELLSRSTYDEERFGMRG from the coding sequence ATGGTTCAATTTGATGTGGACGGAGCCCAGAATGTAGAGGTAAGTTTAAAAATCCCGTGTGAAAAGTCTTTGAAGGAACAGCTTTTGATTATGGAGGAATACACGAAGGTGCATCAGACCTATGCGGATGCCCCGAAGGAAGTCCGGGAAGTGGAATGCCTGAAGGTCTTATATCCGAGAATGTTTAGGAGTATTGAATCTGAGGATCTGATCGCAGGGAGGCTGGATTTTCTGCCTATCGGGTTTGGGTGTGTCACTTCCCTGGGCGGAGTCGGCCATTACTGTGTATTTCATAAGCTCAGAGAATTTCAGTCCCAGCTTACTACAGAATCAGAAAAAAAGCGGACAGATATTCTTTATGATTACTGGCTGGAGCATGACCTGAAAACGGTTTACTGCAGAGAGGTACTCACCGAAGATACCATCGGACGGTTTATAGACTGTGAATATCCACTGATTGCCACTGCAAGGCTGTCCGGTATGATGCTGGACTATCCGAAGCTCCTTCAAAAAGGCATCGGCGGATTAAGAAAGGACATCGAAGAAAAAAGCAGGCAGAGTCCTGGCAATCATTTTTATGAAGGGGCATTGGGAACTCTTGACATTTTCGTGCAGTCAGCGCAGTATCTCTGTGAGATGGCGGAACAACAAAAGAAAACCTGTGATGAGGGACGCCGGAAAGAGCTGGAGACCATGTGCAGATCTCTAAAAAAGATTCAGTCAGAGAAACCGGAAACCTTCCATGAGGCCCTACAGCTGATCTGGCTGTACGCCTTGCTTTCGGGGGTCATCAACTACGGGCGCCTGGATGATTATCTGGGCCCGTATCTGGCCGCGGATCTAAAAAACAACAGGATTACCAAGGAAGAGGCCTACCGTTATGTCCATTCCCTGTGGACCATGATCGAAAACAGGAGGACCACAGTCAACGGAAGGATCATCGTAGGGGGAAGAGGACGGAAACATCCGCAGGAAGCGGATCAGTTTCTGCATATTGCCATGAAAGTGGCAAAAAATTGTCGTTATGTAGAACCGCAGTTTACACTTCGTCTGGATCAGGATACTTCTGACGAGATCTGGAATGAAGCCTTTGATGCATTAGAGGTTGGAGCAACATATCCAACTCTCTATAATGATGATGTAAATATTCCGGCAGTTGCTTATGGGATGCGGGTAGACGAAAAAACGGCAGAGCAGTACGTCCCTTTTGGATGTACGGAATATGTTATACAGGGGCAGAGTACAGGAACTCCCAATGTCTGTATCAATCTTTTAAAGCTTCTCAATATATTTATGAATGAGGGCGTGGATCCTATGGACGGGAAAAACAAGTCTGGAGGATTTCCGCTAAAGAAATTGGAGGAATACCGTACGTTTGAATCCTTTTATGAGGGTTATCAAAGCTTTCTTGACTATTACCTGGATCTGTCTGTAGAGGCACAGTACCATTCCTATGAGGTCATGAACCGGCAGGTGTCTTTTCTGTTCACCAGCATTTTGACCGATGACTGTCTGGAACGGGGAAAGGCTCTTTTAGACGGCGGAGTCCGCTATCTGGGTGGGACAAATGAGACTTACGGTAATATCAATACCTCGGATTCCCTCTGGGCAGTGAAGCATCTGGTCTATGACACGAAGAAGTATACATTAAGAGAACTGCATGAGGCAGTCTTGCACAACTTTGAGGGATACGAAGCTGTCAGGAAAGACTGTCTTGCCTGTGACAAATATGGAAATGATCTGGATACAGCCGACGGCATGGCCAATGATCTGTATGAATTTGTGGCGAAGGGAGTCCGGGACCGTGGAATCAGGAAGGGAATGCAGTATTTTCTCATTGTCATCAGCAATAACCAGCTAAACACAGAGTGGGGAAACAGGACTGCTGCCTCACCAGACGGACGTTTGTCCGGGATGTACATGAATCCGGCTAACAACCCACAGGGAGGAGCGGATAAGAGCGGGCCCACTGCAATGTTAAATTCGCTTTCCAAATTTGATGCCAGATACCATGGAGGATCCGTACAGAATATTAAGTTCTCGCCGTCCATGTTCAGAGAAAACAGACAGATCATCAAGCAGCTGATGAAGACGTATTTTAAAAAAGGAGGCTGTCATCTTATGGTGACGGTGGTGGATAAAGCCACGTTGGAGGATGCTGTGGAGCATCCGGAAATGTATCCGGATCTGATCGTCAGGGTCAGCGGTTTTTCGGCGGTGTTTGTCAACCTGACACCGAATGTGCAGCAGGAGCTTTTGAGCCGGTCCACCTATGATGAGGAAAGGTTTGGGATGAGGGGATGA
- a CDS encoding glycyl-radical enzyme activating protein — translation MKKQLSVMEIERFAIHDGPGIRTTVFLQGCPLHCLWCANPESQTIGSKLMYYKEKCVGCGTCAGVCTNQAIEMKEGRPLIHRDKCRQCRRCESSCLQNAIRFSGEKRTVESIMAEVLRDRDYYEESGGGVTVSGGEAFVQFEGFMELLRQCRAAEISTAVETCGHVPADQVKQALPWIDLFLFDLKHTDPEYFYRYTGGDLNLVLGNLKYLARKVPEKIIVRVPVIPGFNFDEKSITGIFKETASLGIKRVQLLPYHTLGIGKYERLGMPYLLKSQESLKKKDLERFCSMGQEKGLEIQIGGD, via the coding sequence ATGAAAAAACAGCTGTCTGTTATGGAGATTGAACGGTTTGCCATCCATGACGGTCCGGGGATCCGTACCACTGTGTTTTTGCAGGGGTGTCCTCTTCACTGCCTCTGGTGTGCAAATCCGGAATCCCAGACTATAGGAAGTAAACTGATGTACTATAAGGAAAAATGTGTGGGCTGCGGAACCTGCGCCGGTGTCTGTACGAATCAGGCCATTGAGATGAAAGAGGGCAGGCCGCTGATCCACAGGGATAAATGCAGGCAATGCCGCAGATGCGAGTCAAGCTGCCTTCAGAACGCTATCCGTTTTTCAGGGGAAAAACGGACTGTGGAAAGCATCATGGCGGAGGTTCTCCGGGACAGGGATTATTATGAAGAATCCGGAGGTGGGGTGACCGTGTCAGGGGGCGAGGCCTTTGTACAATTTGAGGGATTTATGGAGCTTTTAAGACAGTGCCGGGCAGCCGAGATATCCACCGCTGTAGAGACCTGCGGCCATGTTCCGGCAGATCAAGTGAAACAAGCCCTTCCGTGGATTGATCTTTTTCTATTTGATTTAAAGCATACAGATCCTGAGTACTTTTACCGGTATACGGGAGGGGACCTGAATCTGGTGTTGGGTAATTTAAAGTACCTTGCAAGAAAAGTTCCCGAAAAAATCATCGTGCGGGTACCTGTCATCCCCGGATTTAATTTTGATGAGAAATCCATCACAGGGATTTTTAAAGAAACGGCTTCCCTTGGCATTAAAAGGGTTCAGCTGCTTCCCTACCACACCTTGGGCATTGGAAAATATGAGAGGCTGGGCATGCCATATCTTCTCAAAAGCCAGGAATCCTTAAAAAAGAAGGACTTGGAGCGTTTTTGTTCCATGGGACAGGAAAAAGGATTGGAAATTCAGATCGGAGGAGACTGA
- a CDS encoding N-acetylmannosamine-6-phosphate 2-epimerase, with protein MKTADERKKAILESMKGLIVSCQVQPEDPIYTDNMVVKMAEAAQWAGAVGIRANSPEQIKAIKNVVDLPLIGLYKIKRGDEEVFITPTLEAAKQVWEAGAEIIAMDCTDRMTKEGRHAWELVEDVKREIPEAMIFADVSTYDEAKKAVELGVDIVAPTLFGYTEATKHFESQDMRAFAKMCRDFKDDVYVMMEGHINTPEEAVKCLYLGAHAVVVGSAITRPHLTAKRFTDLISGYQE; from the coding sequence ATGAAAACAGCAGATGAAAGAAAAAAAGCAATCTTAGAATCTATGAAGGGTCTGATCGTATCCTGCCAGGTACAGCCGGAGGATCCGATCTATACAGATAATATGGTCGTTAAGATGGCAGAAGCTGCACAGTGGGCGGGAGCTGTCGGGATCCGCGCCAATTCTCCGGAGCAGATCAAGGCCATCAAAAATGTAGTGGATCTGCCGCTGATCGGTTTATATAAAATTAAGAGAGGTGATGAAGAGGTTTTTATCACTCCTACACTGGAAGCAGCAAAGCAGGTCTGGGAAGCCGGCGCTGAAATCATTGCAATGGACTGCACGGACCGGATGACAAAGGAAGGCCGCCATGCATGGGAGCTTGTGGAAGATGTAAAGAGGGAAATCCCTGAAGCCATGATCTTTGCTGATGTCTCTACTTACGATGAAGCAAAAAAAGCTGTGGAATTGGGCGTGGACATTGTAGCGCCTACTCTGTTTGGATACACAGAAGCGACCAAACATTTTGAGAGCCAGGATATGAGAGCCTTTGCAAAGATGTGCAGGGATTTTAAAGATGATGTGTATGTGATGATGGAAGGGCATATCAATACTCCGGAAGAGGCGGTAAAATGTCTGTATCTTGGGGCACATGCGGTGGTTGTCGGAAGTGCGATCACAAGGCCTCATCTGACTGCAAAACGATTTACGGATTTGATTTCAGGCTATCAGGAGTAG